The Terriglobia bacterium genome segment CAATTCTGAAGTTGAAAAGTCAGCCCCTTACGGCCTTGATTTGCGCGGGGTTTTCGGAACAGTCGTCCTGCTCAGAGCCTCTGTGCGGCGCCGGGAGGGGACAGTAAGGCTCAGAGGCAGGCCAGCAGCTGAGAAACCGTCATTTCAAATGCTCTGGCGACTACTTCCAGATCTCGTATGCAAATCTCCTTCTTCCTGTGTTGCGGCAAAGACAGGCAGGCATTGAAGTAATTGAAAACGACGCACTGATTCGGTCACAATCGAAGAACCGGATAGTTGCCGACTGATCGATCAGGACGCCAATTTCACCGAAAATCTCAACCAACTGATTCTGTTCGAGTTTTAACCGGACAGCAGTGGCCCGCGATAAAGATCTCGCGGTTGTGGAGAGAGTCTCGGGCGAGTGGCAGCGATCGCGGGCCAATAGCCGATTTCTTGTATGGTCGAAATGGTGCCGGCTCATAGGCAGAACAAATTCTTACGACTAGAGGATGCGGACGAGGTCATCGGGGCTGTGCGCTGAGGACCGTGACGAACTGAAATACGAGGGCCGCCTGTTCCATGATTTCCGGCGCACTGCGGTTCGCAACATGGTTCGAGCCGGCGTACCGGAGCGTGTTGCTATGACGATCAGCGGTCACAAAACGCGTAGCATCTTCGACCGCTACAACATTGTGAGCGAGGCGGACCTGCGCGACGCCATGCAGTGCACGCAAGCCTATCTGACCACGATCAACGAAAAGCAGCCGCGCTTGATCGGGAGAGCGTAGGGGAAATTTGAGAACACGGACAGAACACGGACATTCAGCCCAAAAGCAAAAGGGGCCACTTTCGCAGCCCCTCCGTAATTACCGTGTTTTCAACGAGAACTTTGGTTGCGGGGGGTGGATTTGAACCACCGACCTTTGGGTTATGAGCCCAACGAGCTACCAGACTGCTCCACCCCGCACTGCGATGATAGCAATGAGAGTGGTAATGGTCAAATGCAGCCCTCAGTAGCCGCGCTTCTTGTCCACCACATTGAGCAGCGGTGCGCCGGTGAAGAAGCGGCGCAAGTTCTCGGAAATAAGTGCGTAATGACGCTCCCAAAGTTTGTCGGTGAGGGCCGCGCTGTGCGGCGTGATGACCACATTCTCGGTTTTCCACAGCGGGGAATCCGGCGGCAGCGGTTCTTGCTCGAAGACATCCAGCGCAGCGCCGGCAATTCGGCGCTGGCGCAAAGCGTCAAGCAGCGCGGCCTGATCGACCAGTGCGCCGCGGCTGACGTTGATCAGGTACGCGTCGATTTTCATTTGTCGCAGGCGCTCGTGATTGATCAGGGCGCGCGTGCGCGGTGTCAATGGAGCGGCGAGCACGATGTAATCCGACCCTTGAAGCATCTCGTCTAATCCACCTGGTCCAAAGACCTTTGTGACCGACGGATCCGTTACTTCATCGGCGTGCTCGCGGACGGCGATCACCTTCATGCCGAGCCCGGCGGCACGCTTTGCCGTTTCCAGGCCGATGCTGCCCACTCCGACCAGGCCAAGCGTCGCGCCGGCGATCTCGCGCGGGTGGGGCAACTCCCGCCAGATCTGGCCCTGCGCCCACAGGCTCCGCTGCTGATAGCGGAAGGCCGACGGAAGACGTTTCGCCAGGGCAAGCACCAGCGCGATGACATGCTCGGCGACAACCGGACCGTGAACATCGCGCGCGTTGGTCACCACAATGTCGCCGGTAACGACCTCGGGGAGCATCAGCGCGTGCACTGCGGCAGCGGGTGAATGAATCCAGCGCAGCTTCCGCGCGGCCCGCAGTTGCTCGGAGCGGAGCGACCAGGTAACGGCGATGTCGGTGTCGCGCAGGTCGTTTTCGATGTTGCCGTATTCCTTCCGCTGTACGACTTCGAGGCCGGGAAAGTCTTTGCGCAGGCGATCGGCGAACCAAGGTGGCGCTTGCCAGAGCTCGAACGGGTGGTAAACCACAATCAGGATTTTCATGTGATCACGGAGGCACGGAGACACGGAGAATAAAAGATCAGCCGCAAACCATGCAAAGGTCCCCAAAGGAAAACGCAGTCGAGGGCGACCGCGCTCCAACAATTCATATCCCTCCGCGCTCTCGGTGGCTAAGTCCCCGGTGGGATGCGCAGGTCTTTGCCCGTCATGTCCTGCGGTTGCGGGATGCCGAGCATGCCGAGGATGGTCGGCGAGATGTCCTGCAGGGCGCCGTCCCGGCGCAACGAGAAGCGCTTCCCTTCCTCGCTGACGATGATGAGTGGCACGGGATTGGTGGTGTGGGCGGTGTGGGGGCCGCCGGTGGCGGGGTCAATCATCTGCTCGGCGTTGCCGTGGTCGGCAGTGACGATGATGGCGCCGCCCTTCTGGCGCACGACGCGGCACAGCTCGCTCAGGCAGGCGTCCACGGTTTCCACCGCCTTGATGGTGGGTGGAATCTTCCCCGAGTGCCCCACCATGTCGGCGTTCGCGAAATTGACGATGATGACGTCGAACGCCCCTTTCTCCACCGCCTTGACGACGGTCTCGGCGATGCCGGGCGCACTCATCTCCGGCTTGAGGTCGTAGGTGGCAACCCTGGGCGAGGGCACCAGCGCGCGCTCCTCGCAGGGGAACGGCTGCTCGACGCCGCCGTTAAAGAAATAAGTGACGTGGGCGTACTTCTCGGATTCGGCGACGCGCAGGTTGCGCAGGTTCAGGTTCGCCATCACGTTCGCCAGGATGTTGTGCAGTTCTTCCGGCGGCACCACGAAGGGCAGTGTAAACGCCTGGTCGTATTGCGTCATGCACACGTAGTGCAGGTTCTTCGGCGCTTCGCTGCGCGGGATGGTGGCGTCGAGTGCGGCAGCGTCGGCGAGATCGCTCCCGCCGTTGGGCGCCAGTCTGCTCTCGCGGGCCAGGGCGCGCGTGATCTGGCGGGCGCGGTCGGCGCGGAAATTGAACATGATGCACGCGTCTTCGTCGCGCAGGGTGGCCAGCGCCTCGCCGCGATTGTCGGTGACTACGAAGGGCAGAACGAACTCGTCGGTGACACTGCGGTTGTACGACTCCTTCACGCCCTGCACCGGATCGATGTAGCGCCCACCTTCGCCGATTCCTTTCGCCATGGCGTTGAATGCCTTGGCCTCACGCTCCCAGCGCTTGTCGCGGTCCATGGCATAGTAGCGGCCCTCGACGGAAGCGATTTTCCCGACCCCGTACTCGCGCATTTTCTGCTGAAGCTGTTCGATATATCCGGCGCCGCTGGTGGGCAGCGTGTCGCGGCCATCCATGAAGCAGTGGACGAAAACGCGCTCCACGCCGTTCTGCTTGGCCATGCGAAGGAGCGCAAAAAGATGATTGATGTGCGAGTGCACCCCGCCGTCGGAGAGCAGCCCGAACAGGTGCAGCCGGCGCCCACCGAAGCGCGCCTGCTTCATGGCGCCAAGCAGGACGGGATGCGTGAATAGGTCTCCCTTCTCGATCATCAGGTCAATGCGGGTGATGTCCATGTACACCACCCGCCCGGCGCCGATGT includes the following:
- a CDS encoding D-2-hydroxyacid dehydrogenase; its protein translation is MKILIVVYHPFELWQAPPWFADRLRKDFPGLEVVQRKEYGNIENDLRDTDIAVTWSLRSEQLRAARKLRWIHSPAAAVHALMLPEVVTGDIVVTNARDVHGPVVAEHVIALVLALAKRLPSAFRYQQRSLWAQGQIWRELPHPREIAGATLGLVGVGSIGLETAKRAAGLGMKVIAVREHADEVTDPSVTKVFGPGGLDEMLQGSDYIVLAAPLTPRTRALINHERLRQMKIDAYLINVSRGALVDQAALLDALRQRRIAGAALDVFEQEPLPPDSPLWKTENVVITPHSAALTDKLWERHYALISENLRRFFTGAPLLNVVDKKRGY
- the gpmI gene encoding 2,3-bisphosphoglycerate-independent phosphoglycerate mutase; amino-acid sequence: MNRPKPLILVILDGWGYAPPSKANAISLARKPTFDRLLTDYPNTLIYTSGRFVGLPDGQMGNSEVGHLNIGAGRVVYMDITRIDLMIEKGDLFTHPVLLGAMKQARFGGRRLHLFGLLSDGGVHSHINHLFALLRMAKQNGVERVFVHCFMDGRDTLPTSGAGYIEQLQQKMREYGVGKIASVEGRYYAMDRDKRWEREAKAFNAMAKGIGEGGRYIDPVQGVKESYNRSVTDEFVLPFVVTDNRGEALATLRDEDACIMFNFRADRARQITRALARESRLAPNGGSDLADAAALDATIPRSEAPKNLHYVCMTQYDQAFTLPFVVPPEELHNILANVMANLNLRNLRVAESEKYAHVTYFFNGGVEQPFPCEERALVPSPRVATYDLKPEMSAPGIAETVVKAVEKGAFDVIIVNFANADMVGHSGKIPPTIKAVETVDACLSELCRVVRQKGGAIIVTADHGNAEQMIDPATGGPHTAHTTNPVPLIIVSEEGKRFSLRRDGALQDISPTILGMLGIPQPQDMTGKDLRIPPGT